Proteins found in one Triticum aestivum cultivar Chinese Spring chromosome 4D, IWGSC CS RefSeq v2.1, whole genome shotgun sequence genomic segment:
- the LOC123098947 gene encoding mitochondrial import inner membrane translocase subunit TIM23-1: protein MADPRLYPSGSAPHRDESTTDGSGRRLYDPYQDLNIPTAYKNLYDLPTSPEFLFQEEALLQRRSWGENLTYYTGVGYLSGAVAGAAVGLREAAHAAERGDTAKIRANRVLNSCGSAGRRVGNRLGVIGLLYAGMESGMVTARDGQDDWINSVVAGLGTGALFRAAQGPRSAAVAGAVGGVLAAAAMAAKQAAKRYAPAF from the coding sequence atggCCGATCCGCGGCTCTACCCGTCGGGATCCGCCCCTCACCGCGACGAATCCACCACCGACGGCTCCGGCCGGCGGCTCTACGACCCGTACCAGGACCTCAACATCCCCACCGCCTACAAGAACCTCTACGACCTCCCCACCTCCCCCGAGTTCCTCTTCCAGGAGGAGGCCCTCCTCCAGCGCCGCTCCTGGGGAGAGAACCTCACCTACTACACCGGGGTCGGCTACCTCTCCGGCGCAGTCGCGGGAGCCGCCGTCGGCCTACGCGAGGCCGCACACGCCGCCGAGCGCGGCGACACCGCCAAGATCCGCGCCAACCGCGTCCTCAACTCGTGCGGCTCCGCCGGACGCCGCGTCGGCAACAGGCTCGGCGTCATCGGCCTCCTCTACGCCGGCATGGAGAGCGGCATGGTCACAGCCAGGGACGGCCAGGACGACTGGATCAACAGCGTCGTCGCCGGCCTCGGCACCGGCGCGCTCTTCCGGGCCGCCCAGGGCCCCAGGTCCGCCGCGGTCGCCGGCGCCGTCGGTGgggtcctcgccgccgccgccatggccgccaagCAGGCAGCCAAGAGATACGCGCCCGCCttctga